One Carcharodon carcharias isolate sCarCar2 chromosome 1, sCarCar2.pri, whole genome shotgun sequence DNA window includes the following coding sequences:
- the pou4f2 gene encoding POU domain, class 4, transcription factor 2, with the protein MMMMPLNGKQAFGMPPPSSNLAEPKYSSLHSSSETMCRVCLPNLQLQSNIFGGLDESLVGRAEALAAVEIGAQSSKNQPFKPDATYHNMNSIPCSSSSSSGPITHPPSHHHHHHHHHHHHQHHQHPHQPHQNLEGELLEHISPGLGLPTITAPDGSVVSPPPPGPPHMAAINHMHQAMSMAAHGHGLAASHPALGCMSEVDADPRDLEAFAERFKQRRIKLGVTQADVGSALANLKIPGVGSLSQSTICRFESLTLSHNNMIALKPILQAWLEEAEKSHREKLSKPELFNGADKKRKRTSIAAPEKRSLEAYFAIQPRPSSEKIAAIAEKLDLKKNVVRVWFCNQRQKQKRMKYSAGH; encoded by the exons atgatgatgatgccgCTGAACGGGAAGCAGGCGTTCGGCATGCCGCCGCCCTCCTCCAACCTGGCCGAGCCCAAGTACTCCAGCCTGCACTCATC CTCCGAGACCATGTGCCGAGTGTGTCTGCCCA ATTTGCAATTGCAGAGCAATATATTCGGCGGGCTGGATGAAAGTTTGGTGGGCCGAGCTGAGGCTCTGGCGGCTGTGGAGATTGGAGCTCAGAGCAGCAAGAACCAGCCGTTCAAGCCGGACGCCACCTACCACAACATGAACAGCATCCCGTGCAGCTCGAGCTCGTCCTCGGGGCCCATCACTCACCCGCcgtcccatcaccatcaccatcaccaccatcaccaccaccaccagcaccatcagCACCCACACCAGCCTCACCAGAACCTGGAGGGCGAGCTGCTGGAGCACATCTCCCCCGGCCTGGGGCTGCCCACCATTACCGCCCCGGACGGCAGTGTGGTGTCGCCGCCGCCCCCCGGCCCCCCTCACATGGCGGCCATCAACCACATGCACCAGGCCATGAGCATGGCCGCCCACGGCCACGGCCTGGCTGCCTCACACCCGGCCCTGGGCTGCATGAGCGAGGTGGACGCCGACCCCCGCGACCTGGAGGCTTTCGCCGAGCGCTTCAAGCAGAGGAGGATCAAGCTGGGGGTGACCCAGGCGGACGTGGGCTCGGCCCTGGCCAACCTGAAGATCCCCGGGGTGGGCTCGCTCAGCCAGAGCACCATCTGCAGGTTCGagtctctcaccctgtcccacaACAACATGATCGCCCTCAAGCCCATCCTGCAAGCCTGGCTGGAAGAAGCCGAGAAGTCCCACCGGGAGAAGCTCAGCAAGCCCGAGCTCTTCAACGGCGCCGACAAGAAGAGGAAGCGCACGTCGATCGCCGCCCCGGAGAAGAGGTCTCTGGAAGCTTACTTCGCCATCCAGCCCCGGCCATCGTCCGAGAAAATCGCAGCCATCGCCGAGAAACTAGACCTCAAAAAGAACGTGGTCAGAGTCTGGTTTTGTAACCAGAGGCAGAAACAGAAACGGATGAAATACTCTGCAGGTCACTAG